A single window of Zea mays cultivar B73 chromosome 10, Zm-B73-REFERENCE-NAM-5.0, whole genome shotgun sequence DNA harbors:
- the LOC100272894 gene encoding CASP-like protein 2A2, whose amino-acid sequence MSKTAGVGRLGGAGAADAAQQQQLAAGDAAVARAARPIETLLRAAPLVLCVAAMTLMLRDQQSNEYGTVAYSDLGGFKYLVYANGLCAAYSLASAFYTAVPRPATVSRSWVVFLLDQVFTYLILAAGAAAAELLYLAYNGDKEVTWSEACGVFGSFCRQARTSVAITFGAVLCFILLSLLSSYRLFSAYEAPPPSALGSKGVEIAAYPR is encoded by the exons ATGTCTAAGACGGCGGGCGTCGGCAGACTCGGAGGAGCCGGGGCGGCGGACGcggcgcagcagcagcagctggcgGCGGGTGATGCTGCGGTGGCGCGGGCGGCGCGGCCCATCGAGACGCTGCTGCGCGCGGCGCCGCTGGTGCTGTGCGTGGCCGCCATGACCCTCATGCTCCGTGACCAGCAGAGCAATGAGTACGGCACCGTCGCCTACTCCGACCTGGGGGGCTTCAAATACCTCGTCTACGCCAACGGCCTGTGCGCCGCCTACTCGCTGGCGTCCGCGTTCTACACGGCCGTGCCGAGGCCCGCCACCGTGTCGCGCTCctgggtcgtcttcctcctcgacCAG GTGTTCACGTACCTGATCCTGGCGGCAGGTGCTGCGGCGGCGGAGCTGCTGTACCTCGCCTACAACGGCGACAAGGAGGTGACGTGGAGCGAGGCGTGTGGTGTTTTCGGCAGCTTCTGCCGCCAGGCGCGCACATCCGTGGCCATCACCTTCGGCGCCGTGCTCTGTTTCatcctcctctccctcctctcctcctacCGCCTCTTCAGCGCCTACGAGGCGCCCCCGCCGTCGGCGCTCGGCAGCAAGGGCGTCGAGATCGCCGCGTACCCACGCTGA